A window of Halovivax gelatinilyticus genomic DNA:
TCTCCAGCGCGGTGACGGCGTCGAGACCGGCCGGTCGAGCCGTTCCATCCACGAGTTGGAAGACGCCCCGGTCGGTCCCGACCAGCGGCGATTCGATCGCCGTCACCGACGGCCGCTCACCGTCGGTTGCCACCGGCCAGTCGATCGCCGTCCACTCCTCGACGGAGCCATCGCGACCGGTTTCGGCCTCGAAACACGTGCCCGACTGATCGGCGGCGACGATCGAACTGGGCGTGACGTCGACGGCGACGGCGGAACCGAAGTCCGTCGGTTCGAGGGTGATGGAATCCGGATCGACGTCGCTGGGTCGGCCCAGCCGAGAAACGAGGACATCCTCGTCCGTCGCGACGGCGAGCAGCGTCCCTCCGTCGGCGGCCGAATCGATCCCGTTCGGTCCGGCCGAGACGTCCGTCGCCGACCGGCGATCCGCCAGCGAGAACTCGCCGACCCCCGTTTGGGAAACCCGGAGGTAAACGAGTCCGGTCTCGCTCGCGACGAAACAAGACCGAGATCCGCCACGGCCGTCGAAGACGCGCTTTTCGGCGAGCGACTCCATGCGGCGGGGTTCGGCGCCGATCGTCGAAAGGGTTGCGCCGCGGCCGTCGGTCGCGAAAGACGAATCCCTTCGCAATCCCTTTGAGGTGGGCGCTCGGACTACCTATCGATGGACGTGTTCGGGTCGAGCGGTGCGCGCGGCGTGGCGAACGAGGAGCTAACGCCGGCGTTCGTCCTCCGCGTGGCGAAAGCCGCGGGGACGGCGTGGGACGTCCCGCGCGTCGCGATCGCCCGCGACACCAGACACACGGGCCGGATGCTCGTCGATGCCGCGACGAGCGGCCTCGCCAGCGTGGGCGCCGACGTCGACCGCCTCGGGATCGTACCGACACCCGGCGTGCAGGCCTACGCCGAGCGCGAGGGCGTCCCCGCGATCGTCGTCACCGCCTCGCACAACCCCCCGGAGTACAACGGCGTGAAGCTGATCGGCGCCGATGGGGTCGAACTCGCCGTCTCCGACTTAGAACGGATCGAACACACCTTGCTCGCCGAGTCGTTCGCCGACGCCCGGTGGGACGAGATCGGCCAGGTGCGCGAGATCGACGGCGCCCGGCGGCGCTACGTCGACGCGCTCCTCGAGTCGGTCGATCGAGAGCGGATCGCCGACGCCGAACTCACCGTCGCACTCGATCCGGGCCACGGCGCCGGATCGCTGACCAGTCCCGGCTTCATCCGGGCGCTCGGCTGTCGGGTCGTCACGGTCAACGCCCAGCCCGACGGTCACTTCCCCGGGCGGAACCCGGAACCGGTCGCCGAGAACCTCGCCGAACTCGGCCAGCTCGTTCGGGCCGCGGAGGCTGACGTCGGCATCGCCCACGACGGCGACGCCGATCGCGCGATATTCTTCGACGAGTCGGGGGCCTACCTCGAAGGCGACGCGACGTTCGCCGCGCTGGCCGCCGCCGAACTCGAAGCGGGCGACTCGCTCGTCTCGGCGGTCAACGTCTCCCAGCGACTCGTCGACGTCGCGACCGAGGTCGGGGCCGACGTCGAACTCACCCCGATCGGCTCGACGAACATCATCACCCGCATCCGCGAACTCGAGGCCGAGGGTCGTCACGTGCCGATCGCCGGCGAAGGTAACGGCGGCATTTTCTTTCCGGACTACCGCCTCGCCCGCGACGGCGCCTACATCGCCGCTCGCTTTCTCGAACTCGTCGCCGAGACGCCCGCGAGCGAGCTGGTCGCTCCGTACGACGGCTACGCCAACGTTCGCGAGAACATCGAGTATCACTCGACCGCCGAGCGCGACGCCATGCTCGACGCGGCGGCTAACCACGCCCACACCGCCGACGCCGAGCTCAACACCCGCGACGGCTACCGGCTCGACTACGGCGACGCCTGGGTGCTCGCCCGCCCGTCGGGTACCGAACCGCTCGTCCGGATCTACGCCGAAGCTCGCGACGAAGACCGGGCGGAAACCCTCGCCGGCGACCTCTACGACGTCCTGATCGAGGCGAAGGGACGCGAGTAGATTGAAACTCCTCGCGCTGGTGTTCGTCGGCGTCGGATTCTCGCTGCTCGGTCTCCTGGTCGAGTGAGCGTCCCCGAGACCTATGGCGACCGGGAGATCACACGGTGGTATGGAGTCCGTCATCTCGGTTCCCGCCCGTCCCGACGAACCGCTGCCCGAGTGGGCCGACGGGACCGACCCTCGGTCGGCACCCGAGGTCGTCGAGCGCTTTCTCTCCCGGTACAGCGACCCCGGTGACGTCGTTCTCGATCCGTTCGCCGGGTTCGGGACGACGCTCGTCGTCGCCGAGTCGATGGGGCGCGAGGCGTGGGGAATCGAATTCGAGCGCGAGCGCGTCGAGTACGTGAAATCGCGGATCGATCACCCCGGACGCGTGCGCCGGGCCGACGCGCGAACCCTGACCGACCTCGACCTGCCCGACGTCGACTGCGTCTTCACCTCCCCGCCGTACACGCTCGAGTCGGCGACCGACGATCCGTTCCAGAACTACGACGGCGAGAGCGCTTACGACGACTACCTCGACGGCGTCGGTCGGGTCGCGTCGGAACTGTCGGCCGTCCTCGCCGACGACGGGACGCTCGTGATGCAGGTGTCGAACCTGATCCACGACGGGCACGTGACGACGCTTGCGTGGGACGTCGCCGACGCCTGCGGAGAGTACCTTCACCTCGATCGGGAGGTCGTCCTCGCGTGGGAGGACGGCCCGAAGTACGGCTACGATCACGGCTACGCGCTCGTGTTTTCGACCGGGGAGTGACAGTCGGGAGTGAGCCACACGGTGGGTCATCCGAGCGGATCCACACGGTTGGTCGTCCGAGCGGTAAGTCACACAGTAGGTCGACCGAGCGGATAACCGCCGATTTCGCGTCAATATGTACCATACAGCGGCCCCGACCGCCGTTGCACTTCCCTGGCTCGGGCTTTTGCGTGGCGAAGCAGTCGATGGGAACTCATGGCGGACGAAATATCGGACCTCTCACTCAGCGAGCGGCTCTTTCCGGATCGCCAGGGGCTCGACCGGTCGCGGGAGAACCGCCTCGTTCGGTGGATCCTGTTCGACGGGGACCGAGAGCGAGTCGCCGGCGCGTTGCTCGGATTCGTGTTCGGACTGCTGCTCGTAATGGGCGGGCTCTGGCCGATCGAGTACCAGGAGCTCCTGACCGAAACGGACACGGTCCAGATGGTGTTCAACACCTTTCTGAGCGGGACGATCCTGCTGGTCTCGATCGTCGTCTCGATCGCGGCGGTCGGCATCTCCCAGGAACTCACCTCGCTTTCGGACCAGTCCGAGCGCGTCGACACGATCATGGAGTTTCAGAGCGACATCGAAGAGCGCGAGATCGTCGAGGTCAGTCCCGCCCGACCGGGACAGTTCATGGCGGTCGTCCTCCGGGCGCTCAAGGACCAGGCGAGCGAACTCCAGTCACCCGACGGGACGAAGGACGCGAGCTATCGCGAGGAGGTCGACCGGCTCCAGGAGGACATCCAGGAGAATGCAGAGGAGGTGTTGACAACGCTCTCTCGGGTCGAGAACGGTTCGACCGACGAGCTGCTCACGGGGCTGAGCTACGACTCCTCGTGGCAGCTCTATCAGTCCCGGCGAATTCTCGTGAAGTACGGCGACGAGCTAACCGAAGACGAGCGAGCGTGTATCGCCGAAATTCAGGCGACGCTCCGGAAACTGATGGTGAGTCGGGAGTACTTCAAGACGCTGTACTACAAACTCGAACTATCGGACCTCTCGCGGACGCTGCTTTTCGTCTCGCTGCCGATCATCGTCTTCATCACGTACGTCCTGCTCGCGCTCGACGCCGGCGTCTTTCCCGACCTCGCCTTCTTCGGCTACACCCCGCTTTCGGTCTTCATCAGCCTGGCGTACACGATCGCGCTCGCCCCGTACGCCGTCCTCACCTCGTACGTCCTCCGGGCGGCGA
This region includes:
- a CDS encoding TRM11 family SAM-dependent methyltransferase, whose product is MESVISVPARPDEPLPEWADGTDPRSAPEVVERFLSRYSDPGDVVLDPFAGFGTTLVVAESMGREAWGIEFERERVEYVKSRIDHPGRVRRADARTLTDLDLPDVDCVFTSPPYTLESATDDPFQNYDGESAYDDYLDGVGRVASELSAVLADDGTLVMQVSNLIHDGHVTTLAWDVADACGEYLHLDREVVLAWEDGPKYGYDHGYALVFSTGE
- the glmM gene encoding phosphoglucosamine mutase, with amino-acid sequence MDVFGSSGARGVANEELTPAFVLRVAKAAGTAWDVPRVAIARDTRHTGRMLVDAATSGLASVGADVDRLGIVPTPGVQAYAEREGVPAIVVTASHNPPEYNGVKLIGADGVELAVSDLERIEHTLLAESFADARWDEIGQVREIDGARRRYVDALLESVDRERIADAELTVALDPGHGAGSLTSPGFIRALGCRVVTVNAQPDGHFPGRNPEPVAENLAELGQLVRAAEADVGIAHDGDADRAIFFDESGAYLEGDATFAALAAAELEAGDSLVSAVNVSQRLVDVATEVGADVELTPIGSTNIITRIRELEAEGRHVPIAGEGNGGIFFPDYRLARDGAYIAARFLELVAETPASELVAPYDGYANVRENIEYHSTAERDAMLDAAANHAHTADAELNTRDGYRLDYGDAWVLARPSGTEPLVRIYAEARDEDRAETLAGDLYDVLIEAKGRE
- a CDS encoding HVO_0234 family beta-propeller protein, whose protein sequence is MESLAEKRVFDGRGGSRSCFVASETGLVYLRVSQTGVGEFSLADRRSATDVSAGPNGIDSAADGGTLLAVATDEDVLVSRLGRPSDVDPDSITLEPTDFGSAVAVDVTPSSIVAADQSGTCFEAETGRDGSVEEWTAIDWPVATDGERPSVTAIESPLVGTDRGVFQLVDGTARPAGLDAVTALETTLAPLVGTADGLYALGNGWMERFDGPVDALSVSAATQPDTLSTVLASGTDLYATADPTGDPSWDRITSTDYTIADLAHVNPGVVCAVTTAGTTYVADSTESSRHPLGIADPRAIVVCGGSL